Proteins encoded together in one Qingshengfaniella alkalisoli window:
- a CDS encoding sensor histidine kinase: protein MGKTNWLRQSLNRLDVRVVIFLSIALLPLGVISVFQTALVSQATARQSRLSLQLLTEQAAYRERRVIEGAFGAARALSTTIPDLLTDAEGCQDRFQRFLRATEDYTFAGFLGADGMVKCSSSPGVYDFRDSETVQRILSERIRSVEIIADPQVSEVPVVNIREPVYENDQFLGFLTISLPHSAIEDTEVSPSGGRALELITFNANGDVLTAQLGSENVQNRIPANRDLSAFIGAPPTAFTDVDGLGRERVFAVVPVIANAVYALGRWEGDSEVAGLGNRYWSGAIFPVVMWLTSLIVAYIAMHRMVIRHVRLLQAKMRAFALHRELRDDGDDSDMPTELTDMNRTLSRMTEIVLRDEADLENTLHERDVLLKEVHHRVKNNLQLISSIMNMQMRKVREPETHAVLQRLQDRVLGLAMVHRNLYQTSELSRVEADVLIRDIANQIIGVGRAGIEHLDLQMELDNQMTLYPDQAVPLSLMASEAITNAVKYLGTPEHGSPWLSVTLLRQEDGQLLFEVANSQGSPTVAEDGNEVGSGLGSRLIEAFARQLGSSVEIEATDKIFRLWVKFPVREFDFAAAVGPADTRT, encoded by the coding sequence ATGGGAAAAACCAACTGGTTGCGGCAAAGCCTTAACCGGCTGGATGTCCGCGTGGTCATATTCTTGTCGATTGCACTTCTGCCGCTGGGGGTGATCTCGGTGTTTCAAACCGCCTTGGTCAGTCAAGCCACTGCGCGTCAATCCCGCCTCAGTTTGCAGTTGCTGACGGAGCAGGCCGCCTATCGGGAACGGCGCGTGATTGAGGGCGCATTCGGTGCTGCACGTGCGTTGTCCACGACGATTCCAGACCTGCTTACGGATGCCGAGGGGTGTCAGGATCGGTTTCAGCGTTTTCTACGTGCGACGGAAGACTACACTTTCGCGGGATTTTTAGGTGCCGACGGGATGGTCAAATGCTCGTCCTCGCCGGGCGTTTATGATTTCAGGGATAGCGAGACGGTTCAGAGGATATTGTCCGAGCGCATCCGGTCTGTGGAAATCATTGCGGACCCTCAGGTGTCCGAAGTGCCAGTCGTGAACATTCGTGAACCTGTTTATGAGAATGACCAGTTTCTGGGTTTTCTAACCATCTCGCTTCCCCACTCAGCAATCGAAGATACAGAAGTATCGCCATCGGGCGGACGTGCGCTCGAACTTATCACATTCAACGCCAATGGGGATGTTCTGACCGCTCAGTTGGGATCGGAGAACGTCCAGAACCGTATTCCCGCGAACCGCGACCTGTCCGCGTTCATTGGTGCCCCGCCCACGGCCTTCACGGATGTAGATGGTTTGGGGCGCGAACGTGTATTTGCAGTCGTACCTGTGATCGCCAACGCGGTTTATGCTTTGGGTCGCTGGGAGGGTGATTCCGAAGTTGCCGGCCTTGGCAACCGCTATTGGTCTGGCGCGATCTTTCCGGTCGTAATGTGGCTGACCAGCCTGATTGTCGCGTATATTGCGATGCATCGCATGGTCATCCGACATGTAAGGTTGCTTCAGGCCAAGATGCGTGCTTTTGCACTACATCGTGAATTGCGGGATGACGGCGACGACTCCGATATGCCGACTGAACTGACGGACATGAATCGTACGTTGTCGCGCATGACGGAAATCGTGCTGCGCGACGAGGCGGATCTGGAAAACACCTTGCATGAACGCGACGTGTTGCTGAAAGAAGTGCATCACCGCGTAAAAAACAACCTGCAATTGATTTCTTCCATAATGAACATGCAGATGCGCAAAGTGCGAGAACCGGAAACCCATGCCGTTTTGCAGCGGCTACAGGACCGTGTTCTCGGGCTCGCGATGGTGCATCGAAATCTCTATCAGACGTCGGAATTGTCTCGCGTGGAGGCCGATGTGCTGATCCGTGATATCGCCAATCAGATCATCGGCGTGGGACGAGCGGGCATTGAGCACCTCGATCTGCAGATGGAACTGGATAATCAGATGACCTTGTACCCGGATCAGGCTGTACCGCTGTCTCTTATGGCGAGCGAGGCGATAACCAATGCGGTTAAGTATTTGGGCACGCCAGAGCATGGCTCCCCCTGGTTATCGGTCACGTTACTGCGGCAAGAAGATGGTCAGCTTCTGTTCGAGGTGGCCAATTCGCAAGGCAGCCCCACTGTCGCGGAAGACGGCAACGAGGTCGGCAGCGGACTGGGATCACGACTGATTGAAGCGTTTGCGCGTCAGCTGGGCAGTTCGGTCGAGATTGAAGCGACGGACAAGATATTTCGTCTATGGGTAAAGTTTCCCGTACGCGAGTTTGACTTCGCGGCGGCCGTAGGACCGGCGGACACTCGTACCTAA
- a CDS encoding NepR family anti-sigma factor, with amino-acid sequence MAKENNETGHEASGRPSRHIDDNLKRIYQETLSEELPDRFTELLAKLRDKDTSNEPS; translated from the coding sequence ATGGCGAAAGAAAACAACGAGACGGGGCATGAGGCATCTGGCAGGCCATCCCGTCACATTGATGACAACCTGAAGCGAATCTACCAGGAAACCCTGTCCGAAGAGCTGCCGGACCGATTCACCGAACTGCTGGCTAAGTTGCGGGACAAGGATACCAGTAATGAGCCATCCTGA
- the glpD gene encoding glycerol-3-phosphate dehydrogenase, which yields MTTSPDEPVDLLVIGGGINGCGIARDAAGRGLSVLLAEKADLASATSSASTKLFHGGLRYLEFFEFRLVREALKERETLLRAMPHISWPMRFVLPLHPEMRFDTQTPTSRLLSVLMPWAKGRRPDWLIRLGLFIYDSLGGRKLLPAARSVDLTEDPVGKPLKSQFRKAYEYSDCWVDDARLVVLNAKDAQRRGVKVRTGCEVVGAERGGDVWQVSVKNVDTGQRQVVRARAVVNAAGPWVAETLKQTLGIETSEKVRLVRGSHIVTRKLFDHDHCYFLQGADGRIVFAIPYQNDFTLIGTTDQDHGDPSQPAVCTEEEEDYLCRFVSGYFDTQVTRDDIVWTYSGVRPLYDDGASSATAATRDYVLSLDRSGAPLLSVFGGKITTYRKLAESAMERLKAVFPDMPDNWTAGVALPGGDFAVDGVAALIEKLVGQYPFLGERRAIRLIRQYGTDAFGLLGGAASDADLGEDFGAGLTEVELRWLMSEEYARSAEDVIWRRTKLGLVLSEQQVARIEEWMRDARMTGGQNELRAGDRSGDNL from the coding sequence GTGACTACTAGCCCCGACGAGCCGGTCGATCTTCTCGTCATCGGCGGCGGCATAAATGGCTGCGGTATCGCACGAGATGCCGCGGGGCGTGGTCTGTCGGTATTGCTGGCAGAAAAGGCGGATCTGGCCTCGGCGACTTCATCCGCATCGACCAAGCTGTTTCACGGTGGGTTGCGCTATCTGGAATTTTTCGAGTTCCGCCTTGTGCGCGAGGCACTGAAGGAGCGCGAGACCTTGCTTCGGGCGATGCCTCACATAAGCTGGCCGATGCGTTTCGTGTTGCCGCTTCATCCCGAAATGCGGTTCGACACGCAAACTCCGACGTCGCGCTTGCTGTCGGTCCTGATGCCTTGGGCGAAGGGCAGGCGGCCTGATTGGTTAATTCGGTTGGGGTTGTTCATCTATGACAGTTTGGGTGGGCGGAAGCTGTTACCTGCGGCGCGCTCGGTCGATCTGACTGAAGATCCGGTGGGCAAGCCCCTCAAGTCGCAGTTTCGAAAGGCCTATGAATATTCCGATTGCTGGGTCGATGACGCGCGGCTCGTTGTTCTCAACGCAAAGGATGCGCAGCGGCGTGGGGTGAAAGTGCGGACTGGCTGTGAGGTGGTCGGCGCGGAACGCGGCGGTGATGTTTGGCAGGTATCCGTGAAGAACGTGGACACAGGTCAGCGGCAGGTCGTGCGTGCGCGGGCAGTGGTAAACGCGGCCGGACCTTGGGTGGCGGAGACGCTGAAGCAGACACTGGGCATCGAGACATCGGAGAAGGTGCGCCTGGTGCGGGGCAGTCATATCGTGACGCGAAAGTTGTTCGACCACGATCACTGCTATTTTCTGCAGGGTGCGGACGGACGGATTGTCTTCGCGATCCCTTATCAAAATGACTTCACCCTGATCGGCACGACGGATCAGGATCATGGTGACCCGTCACAGCCTGCCGTGTGCACCGAGGAGGAGGAAGACTATCTGTGTCGCTTCGTGTCCGGGTATTTCGACACGCAAGTGACCCGCGACGATATCGTTTGGACGTACTCGGGCGTGCGGCCTCTCTACGATGACGGTGCAAGTTCTGCCACAGCTGCAACGCGCGACTATGTGTTATCTCTGGATCGGTCAGGCGCTCCTTTGCTCAGCGTATTTGGCGGCAAGATCACCACCTACCGCAAATTGGCGGAGTCGGCGATGGAGCGGCTGAAAGCCGTGTTTCCCGACATGCCGGACAACTGGACTGCGGGTGTCGCTCTTCCCGGCGGAGATTTTGCGGTCGACGGTGTGGCCGCGCTAATAGAAAAGTTGGTCGGACAGTATCCGTTCCTGGGTGAAAGGCGTGCGATTCGTCTGATCCGTCAATATGGCACCGATGCTTTCGGCCTGTTGGGCGGTGCCGCGAGCGACGCAGATCTGGGCGAAGATTTTGGTGCGGGCTTGACCGAGGTCGAACTTCGCTGGTTGATGTCGGAAGAATACGCGCGCTCTGCGGAAGACGTCATTTGGCGCCGCACTAAGCTGGGACTTGTCTTATCCGAACAACAGGTGGCCCGTATTGAAGAATGGATGCGGGATGCGCGAATGACGGGAGGACAGAATGAACTACGTGCTGGCGATCGATCAGGGGACAACCTCTAG
- a CDS encoding RNA polymerase sigma factor: MSHPDPREELVEHLPAMRAFALSLSRNPAAADDLVQDTVVKAWSNIDSFQPGTNLRAWLFTILRNTFYSARRKSKREVADPEGTYSAGLAEKPAHDGHLQMNDFKRAFAQLPAEQREALILVGAEGFSYEEAAETCGCAVGTIKSRANRGRARLAKLLKLDETDKLELTDTATIAVLTSNRTQAM; the protein is encoded by the coding sequence ATGAGCCATCCTGACCCAAGAGAAGAGCTGGTCGAACATCTTCCGGCGATGCGTGCATTTGCGCTGAGCCTGAGCCGTAATCCGGCGGCGGCGGATGATTTGGTTCAAGACACGGTTGTGAAAGCTTGGTCGAATATTGACAGTTTTCAACCGGGCACGAATTTGCGTGCGTGGCTGTTTACGATTCTGCGCAACACCTTTTACTCAGCGCGGCGCAAGTCAAAGCGTGAGGTTGCCGATCCCGAGGGAACCTATTCGGCAGGATTGGCCGAAAAGCCCGCTCATGACGGGCATCTGCAGATGAACGATTTCAAACGGGCTTTTGCGCAATTGCCAGCCGAGCAACGCGAAGCACTGATTTTGGTGGGTGCAGAAGGCTTTTCATATGAAGAGGCTGCGGAAACCTGCGGCTGTGCTGTTGGCACGATCAAAAGCCGTGCGAATCGTGGTCGTGCGCGATTGGCGAAACTGCTGAAGCTGGATGAAACGGACAAGTTGGAACTGACCGATACGGCAACCATTGCGGTGCTGACGTCTAACCGCACCCAGGCCATGTAA
- a CDS encoding response regulator, translated as MRDVQQSELSELIGRELPYLRRYARALTGSQKSGDNFAIATLEALIEDSGTARSASSVKVALFRTFHVIWTSSGAPVDEESDNLRAKAQRHMSTLTPNSREALLLHSVEEFRLDEIAEIMDMTQEEADDLVSIARREMEDRVSGKVMIIEDEAIIAMDIQSIVADMGHLVTGVATTRTEAVKLGKAERPDLILADIQLADNSSGIDAVNDLLGELGDTPVIFITAFPDRLLTGEKPEPAFLISKPYKEEQVRSAVSQAMFFSSTETLVA; from the coding sequence ATGCGAGATGTGCAACAGAGCGAGCTGTCGGAATTGATCGGGCGGGAGCTCCCTTATCTTCGCAGATACGCGCGCGCACTGACAGGGAGTCAGAAAAGCGGAGATAATTTTGCTATCGCGACTCTGGAAGCCCTGATCGAAGATTCAGGCACTGCACGCTCTGCGAGTTCCGTGAAGGTAGCGCTATTTCGCACGTTTCATGTCATCTGGACCAGTTCCGGAGCACCCGTTGACGAAGAAAGCGACAACCTCCGCGCCAAGGCGCAACGGCATATGAGCACCCTGACCCCTAACAGCCGTGAAGCTCTGCTGCTGCACTCTGTTGAAGAGTTCCGACTGGACGAAATTGCCGAAATCATGGATATGACGCAAGAGGAAGCCGACGATCTGGTGTCAATCGCACGTCGTGAGATGGAAGACCGCGTGAGTGGCAAGGTCATGATCATCGAAGACGAAGCCATCATCGCAATGGACATCCAAAGCATCGTCGCCGATATGGGACACTTGGTCACCGGCGTGGCCACGACTCGCACCGAAGCCGTCAAGCTGGGCAAAGCGGAACGCCCCGATCTGATCCTTGCCGATATCCAGCTTGCCGACAATTCCTCTGGTATCGACGCGGTCAATGATTTGCTGGGCGAACTTGGCGACACGCCGGTCATCTTCATCACGGCGTTCCCTGATCGCCTGCTGACAGGCGAGAAACCGGAACCCGCCTTCCTTATCTCGAAACCCTACAAGGAAGAGCAGGTTCGTTCGGCTGTCAGCCAGGCAATGTTCTTCTCATCCACAGAAACGCTGGTCGCCTAG
- a CDS encoding NAD(P)H-dependent glycerol-3-phosphate dehydrogenase codes for MTESDNHPSAIEQLTILGAGAWGTALAAISRRAGQRVTLWGRDAEILADIKHVQKNPRFLPDIELPAGIETTTDPWQACKSTQAVLVVIPSRSLRQVCQTFAPHLPTGIPIVLCCKGIEQGSGLLMSEVAQQELPNHPIGALSGPTFATEAARGYPTAATIALPFSEQDRRYPANSDASRLARALSNDGFRPYVSDDLVGVEIGGAVKNVIAIACGIMTGAGFAENTRAVLITRGLEEMKRLAQALGGRRETLSGLSGMGDLTLTCSSQTSRNMSLGFQLGQGRSRVDCFDGRDVVVEGEVNAVSVTDLARQLGVEMPICETVNAVLHGDAPLKESFVKLWNRPLKSESQSLPISLE; via the coding sequence ATGACCGAGTCAGACAACCACCCTTCTGCGATAGAACAACTCACGATTCTGGGAGCTGGCGCATGGGGTACGGCGCTTGCTGCCATTTCTCGGCGCGCAGGGCAAAGGGTCACGCTTTGGGGCCGGGATGCCGAGATACTGGCAGACATCAAACACGTCCAGAAAAACCCACGTTTTCTGCCAGATATCGAGCTGCCTGCCGGAATTGAGACAACAACCGATCCGTGGCAAGCTTGTAAGAGCACTCAGGCCGTCCTTGTAGTCATACCATCGCGCAGTTTACGGCAAGTTTGCCAGACCTTTGCGCCGCATCTGCCAACTGGCATCCCGATTGTTCTGTGCTGCAAGGGGATCGAACAAGGTAGCGGTCTGCTGATGAGCGAAGTCGCGCAACAAGAGTTGCCAAACCACCCCATCGGGGCGCTTTCCGGCCCGACTTTCGCAACCGAGGCTGCGCGAGGCTACCCGACCGCTGCCACAATCGCCCTGCCATTCAGTGAACAGGATCGTCGGTATCCGGCCAATAGCGACGCATCCCGACTTGCTAGGGCCCTGAGCAACGACGGCTTCCGCCCCTATGTCTCGGATGATTTGGTTGGCGTTGAAATCGGCGGTGCGGTGAAGAACGTCATCGCCATCGCCTGCGGGATCATGACCGGGGCGGGCTTTGCAGAGAACACCCGCGCAGTGCTGATTACCCGCGGGCTCGAAGAAATGAAGCGCTTGGCGCAGGCCTTGGGCGGGCGTCGAGAAACACTTTCCGGGCTGTCGGGGATGGGGGATCTGACGCTGACCTGCTCCAGCCAGACGTCGCGCAATATGTCGCTTGGCTTTCAGTTGGGCCAAGGCAGGTCGCGGGTCGACTGCTTCGATGGGCGTGACGTCGTTGTAGAGGGGGAAGTTAACGCCGTCTCCGTCACCGATCTTGCACGACAGTTAGGCGTGGAAATGCCGATTTGTGAAACGGTGAATGCCGTTCTGCATGGTGACGCACCGCTCAAGGAAAGCTTCGTAAAGCTGTGGAACAGGCCACTTAAAAGCGAGTCACAGTCGCTACCAATCTCGCTTGAATGA
- the dtd gene encoding D-aminoacyl-tRNA deacylase, whose translation MRALLQRVSRASVSVEGAVVGEIGQGLLILACATDGDTSETVPPLARKIAKLRIFADESGKMNRSLLAVGGAALVVSQFTLAAVTRSGNRPGFSGAAAPELAESLYLQLAHELSQMAIPVATGRFGANMQVSLLNDGPVTIWLDTNAP comes from the coding sequence ATGCGTGCCCTGTTGCAGCGCGTATCTCGGGCCAGCGTATCGGTAGAAGGTGCCGTTGTCGGCGAAATCGGCCAAGGGCTATTGATACTTGCATGCGCGACCGATGGTGACACCAGCGAAACAGTCCCGCCACTTGCCAGAAAAATCGCCAAGCTGCGGATTTTCGCGGATGAGAGCGGCAAGATGAACCGCTCTTTGCTGGCTGTCGGCGGTGCTGCGCTGGTGGTCAGCCAGTTCACACTGGCGGCCGTTACGCGCAGTGGGAACCGACCGGGGTTCTCGGGCGCGGCTGCCCCGGAGTTGGCCGAGTCGCTGTATCTGCAACTGGCTCATGAACTATCCCAGATGGCCATTCCCGTCGCGACGGGGCGCTTCGGTGCGAACATGCAAGTGTCTCTCCTCAATGACGGGCCGGTCACGATCTGGTTGGACACGAACGCACCATAG
- the glpK gene encoding glycerol kinase GlpK — MNYVLAIDQGTTSSRAIIFDEALKVVAIAQEEFEQHYPASGWVEHDVSDLWSTTAGTCRQVIERAGVSSGSIAAVGITNQRETVVLWDRKTGQPVHNAIVWQDRRTASLCAKLRADGHEDVIKEKTGLLLDPYFSGTKLAWILDNVDGARAKAEAGDLLFGTVDCFLIWKLTGGAVHATDATNAARTLLYDIHQGCWSEDICKLLGIPMSLLPEVKDCAAEFGHTRPDLFGRELPILGVAGDQQAATIGQACFEPGMLKSTYGTGCFALLNTGATPVASQNRLLTTIGYQFGGRPTYALEGSIFIAGAVVQWLRDGLKIIREAKETQPLAESADPEQSVILVPAFTGLGAPYWHAECRGAIYGLTRNSGPAELARAALESVGFQTRDLLEAMHADWDAEAGGQVLRVDGGMSASDWAMQFLSDIIGAPVDRPEVLETTATGAAWLAGMQAGVYPQMEEFARDWSLERRFKPSMPEDVRDKKYAAWQRAVKATMQA, encoded by the coding sequence ATGAACTACGTGCTGGCGATCGATCAGGGGACAACCTCTAGTCGCGCTATTATTTTTGATGAGGCGCTGAAGGTCGTCGCCATCGCGCAGGAAGAATTCGAGCAGCATTATCCCGCATCCGGATGGGTCGAACATGACGTGTCCGATCTGTGGTCCACGACTGCGGGAACATGCCGCCAGGTGATTGAGCGCGCGGGCGTGTCCTCGGGTAGTATAGCGGCCGTCGGTATCACCAACCAGCGAGAAACGGTTGTTCTGTGGGACCGCAAAACGGGACAACCGGTGCATAACGCGATTGTCTGGCAAGATCGTCGTACCGCGTCCTTGTGCGCCAAGTTGCGCGCGGACGGGCATGAGGACGTGATCAAAGAGAAAACCGGTCTTTTGCTCGATCCTTATTTCTCGGGCACAAAACTGGCGTGGATATTGGACAATGTGGACGGTGCTCGGGCGAAGGCTGAAGCAGGTGATCTGCTGTTCGGCACCGTCGATTGCTTCCTGATCTGGAAGCTGACGGGTGGTGCGGTTCACGCGACGGATGCAACGAATGCTGCCCGCACATTGCTATATGACATCCATCAAGGCTGCTGGAGTGAGGATATCTGCAAGCTGCTCGGCATTCCCATGAGCCTGCTTCCAGAAGTGAAAGACTGCGCCGCTGAATTCGGACACACACGTCCGGACCTGTTCGGGCGTGAATTGCCTATTCTGGGTGTTGCGGGTGATCAGCAGGCTGCCACCATCGGGCAGGCGTGCTTTGAGCCTGGTATGTTGAAATCGACGTATGGCACAGGATGTTTTGCGTTGTTGAATACGGGTGCGACTCCGGTAGCCAGCCAGAACCGCTTGCTGACGACGATCGGCTATCAGTTTGGCGGAAGGCCGACTTATGCGCTAGAAGGGTCGATTTTCATCGCTGGAGCCGTCGTGCAGTGGTTGCGTGACGGGCTGAAGATCATCCGGGAAGCCAAAGAAACGCAGCCGCTTGCCGAGTCTGCCGATCCGGAACAGTCGGTGATTCTTGTACCTGCCTTCACGGGGCTGGGCGCGCCCTATTGGCATGCTGAATGCCGTGGTGCGATCTATGGGCTGACGCGCAATTCCGGGCCCGCCGAACTCGCCAGGGCCGCACTGGAAAGTGTTGGCTTTCAGACGCGCGATTTGCTGGAAGCAATGCACGCGGACTGGGATGCCGAAGCCGGGGGACAGGTCTTGCGTGTGGATGGTGGAATGTCAGCATCTGACTGGGCGATGCAGTTCCTGTCCGACATTATTGGTGCGCCGGTAGACCGTCCCGAAGTGCTCGAGACGACTGCTACTGGTGCGGCCTGGCTGGCAGGTATGCAAGCTGGCGTTTATCCTCAGATGGAGGAATTCGCGCGCGACTGGTCCCTGGAGCGTAGGTTTAAGCCGTCGATGCCAGAGGATGTACGCGACAAGAAATACGCAGCGTGGCAGCGGGCGGTGAAAGCCACCATGCAGGCTTGA
- a CDS encoding peptide ABC transporter substrate-binding protein — protein sequence MIRSPFRTSLFATTVLAASVSAASAVTYVRGNDGDPETLDQHKTSTVAEANILRDLYEGLVVYDPAAQVIPGVAESWEISEDGTVYTFALRDDAKWSNGDPVTANDFVFSLNRIMDPATGAKYANILYPIKGAEAINKGEGGELGVKAVDDHTLEITLEQPTPYFLELLTHQTGLPVHPATVEEFGVDFVQPENMVSNGAFALESVTPNDKIVLQKNAEFHDADNVAIDTVEFTPFEDRANCARRFEAGEVHSCSDIAAEQIADLQSRLGDQVRIAPYLGVYYYGINSAREPFDNVNVRQALSMVIDREFLADEVWAGSMIAAYSWVPPGIGNYVAEQPQLDYADTPLLDREDEAIALLEEAGYGPDNPLEVEISYNTSENHKNVATAIASMWEPLGVTTTFNVRDASAHYAMLRDEKVHDVARAGWIGDYSDPQNFLFLNRADNPGFNYGNYDNPEYDALLDKAAAITDLDERAQVLAEAETMFLRDVPQIPLAFYSSRSLVSPKLQGWEDNIQNVHPTRFLSISE from the coding sequence ATGATTAGATCTCCGTTTCGAACGTCGCTTTTCGCGACGACAGTTCTGGCGGCAAGTGTAAGCGCGGCATCGGCTGTGACCTATGTGCGCGGCAATGACGGCGATCCGGAAACGCTGGACCAGCACAAGACCTCCACCGTGGCCGAAGCCAACATCCTGCGTGACCTTTACGAGGGTCTCGTCGTTTACGACCCAGCTGCTCAAGTCATTCCGGGCGTCGCGGAAAGCTGGGAAATTTCCGAGGATGGGACGGTCTACACTTTTGCGCTGCGCGACGATGCGAAATGGTCGAATGGCGATCCGGTGACTGCGAATGATTTCGTGTTCTCGCTGAATCGTATCATGGATCCTGCGACTGGCGCGAAATACGCCAACATCCTCTACCCGATCAAAGGCGCAGAGGCGATCAACAAAGGTGAAGGCGGCGAGCTTGGCGTCAAAGCCGTTGACGATCACACCCTGGAAATCACGCTGGAACAGCCGACACCCTATTTTCTGGAACTGCTGACACACCAGACCGGGCTGCCCGTTCATCCCGCCACTGTGGAAGAGTTCGGTGTTGATTTCGTTCAACCGGAAAACATGGTCAGCAATGGTGCGTTCGCGCTGGAAAGCGTCACGCCGAACGACAAGATCGTTTTGCAGAAAAACGCGGAATTCCACGACGCCGACAACGTCGCAATCGACACGGTTGAATTTACACCGTTCGAGGACCGTGCCAACTGCGCGCGTCGCTTTGAGGCTGGTGAGGTTCATTCGTGTTCCGACATCGCGGCGGAACAAATCGCTGATCTTCAGTCGCGCCTGGGCGACCAAGTCCGTATCGCGCCCTATCTCGGCGTCTATTACTACGGCATCAATTCCGCGCGCGAACCCTTCGACAACGTGAATGTCCGTCAGGCACTGTCCATGGTCATCGACCGTGAATTTCTGGCCGACGAAGTGTGGGCCGGTTCCATGATCGCCGCATATAGCTGGGTTCCGCCGGGCATCGGCAACTACGTGGCAGAACAGCCGCAGCTGGACTACGCAGATACACCGCTTCTGGACCGCGAAGACGAAGCCATCGCCCTGCTCGAAGAGGCAGGCTACGGCCCGGACAATCCGCTTGAAGTCGAAATCTCCTACAACACGTCGGAGAACCACAAGAACGTCGCGACCGCCATCGCGTCCATGTGGGAACCGCTGGGTGTGACAACGACCTTCAACGTGCGCGACGCATCGGCTCACTATGCTATGTTGCGCGACGAAAAGGTACACGACGTCGCCCGTGCCGGATGGATCGGCGACTATTCCGACCCGCAGAACTTCCTGTTCCTGAACCGTGCGGACAACCCGGGCTTCAACTACGGCAACTACGACAACCCGGAATATGACGCGCTGCTGGACAAGGCCGCAGCGATCACCGACCTGGATGAGCGCGCGCAGGTTCTGGCCGAAGCGGAAACCATGTTCCTGCGCGACGTACCGCAGATCCCGCTGGCGTTCTATTCCTCGCGCAGCCTGGTCTCGCCGAAGCTGCAGGGTTGGGAAGACAACATTCAGAACGTCCACCCGACGCGCTTCCTGTCAATTTCCGAATAA
- a CDS encoding CsbD family protein translates to MNWDQIQGKWKQLQGEVQKQWGELTNDDLDQVAGDRQQLEGKIQERYGKTREEAKEAVDRWLAR, encoded by the coding sequence ATGAATTGGGATCAAATTCAAGGCAAGTGGAAGCAGCTCCAGGGCGAGGTTCAAAAGCAGTGGGGTGAGCTTACCAATGACGATCTGGATCAGGTTGCCGGTGACCGGCAACAACTGGAAGGCAAGATCCAAGAGCGTTACGGCAAGACGCGCGAAGAAGCCAAGGAAGCGGTTGACCGCTGGCTTGCAAGATAA
- a CDS encoding LysR family transcriptional regulator yields the protein MDLNALREFCAVVSEGSFVAAARKLDTPKSTVSKRVQDLETALGVQLIERTTRRLSLTAEGALVLSKAERILSDADELRLSLKEPDERVNGHLRVAAPSLFGQCYLGRIAARSRQSYPDLTLEFVLTDSQPDLVEEGFDAAIRASTPFDSPLVSKPFAISRRIAVAAPTLMNEPLHHPQDLTDYPALLDGVGLIQTWYFTDGEQETSARVAGGLAVTSLPVLRDAARDGCGVALLPESMVQDDLTCGRLIDAVPGWTSLPTVFSLIYPSPQALTSRLRAFLDLLSSEFLEREPG from the coding sequence ATGGATTTGAACGCACTCAGGGAATTTTGCGCGGTAGTTTCCGAAGGCTCGTTCGTGGCAGCGGCCAGAAAGCTGGACACCCCAAAATCCACCGTTTCCAAGCGGGTTCAGGATCTCGAGACGGCTCTCGGTGTCCAACTGATCGAACGCACGACACGGCGGCTGAGCCTGACTGCGGAAGGTGCGTTGGTGTTGAGCAAAGCGGAGCGGATCTTGTCAGATGCCGATGAGTTGCGGCTTAGTCTGAAAGAACCGGATGAACGCGTTAATGGCCATTTGCGCGTTGCTGCACCCTCATTATTCGGGCAGTGCTATCTTGGCCGCATAGCCGCGCGCAGCCGACAGAGTTATCCCGATCTGACGCTGGAATTCGTACTGACTGACAGCCAGCCCGACCTTGTCGAAGAAGGGTTCGACGCGGCCATCCGCGCGAGCACCCCCTTCGACAGTCCGCTGGTGTCGAAACCGTTCGCTATCTCCCGTCGCATAGCCGTCGCCGCTCCAACCCTGATGAATGAACCGCTGCACCATCCACAGGACTTGACCGATTACCCCGCATTGCTTGATGGCGTCGGCTTGATACAGACGTGGTATTTCACAGATGGTGAACAGGAAACCTCCGCGCGCGTCGCGGGCGGGCTGGCGGTCACCTCCCTTCCAGTGCTGCGTGATGCAGCACGCGACGGCTGTGGAGTTGCGCTTTTGCCGGAAAGCATGGTCCAAGACGATCTGACCTGCGGACGACTGATTGACGCTGTGCCCGGTTGGACAAGCCTGCCAACTGTCTTCAGCCTGATCTACCCGAGCCCACAGGCGCTGACCAGCCGCCTGCGTGCCTTCCTTGACCTGCTGTCCAGTGAATTCCTGGAACGCGAACCGGGCTAA